GTCAGGCTGGCTCCTCCTACCCAGCAAGGGGTGCTGCGGCCAGGTTGACCACACAGCTTTACGAGGGGCTCCTAATCAGTATCATTCCCCTGCCCAGCTCAGGACTCTGACCCCCTTTTAGGCACACAGACCACGCCTCCCCTCTAACCCTGCCCCCTCTTGTCTTCCAGTGGTGCCGAGATGAGCAATTGGACAGCCAGGCTGGAGGTGATGGAGGCACCCCTGGGCCCTGCCCGTGGGGAGTGTGAGCCGAGTGACCCGGTGCAGTTTGTGCTGGTGCCCCTGGTGTACTGCCTGGTGCTCTGTGTGGGGCTGCCCGGCAACCTGGTGGCCCTGCTGGCCTTTCTGCAGAGCGGCCAGGTGAGGAAGGCCATCCGCATCTACCTCATCAACCTCACGCTGGCCGACATCCTCTTCAACCTCACCCTGCCCCTCTGGATTCCCTACTACCTGGCCGGGGGGCACTGGGCCCTCTCGGACGCCACCTGCCGTCTGGCCGGCACGGCCTACTACACAGCCACCTACAGCGCCATCGCCTTCATGACCCTCATCAGCTTCGATCGCTACTGCACCGTCCGGGTGGCCAGGCTGGACCTGGCTCTGAACCGGCGCCACGGGGCTGTGGCAGCTTGCGTGCTGGTCTGGCTGCTGTGCTTGGGCTGTGCCATCCCCTCTCTGGCAGCCCCGCAGACCTGGCCGGGCTCTAGGGGCACCAAGTGCTTTGAGCAGACTGCGTGGCACAGGAACTATGCCTACGCCATGGTGGGCTTCTTCGTGGCCTCCTTCCTGGTGGTGTTGGGTGCCTACGCCTCCATCATGAGGTCGCTCTCGGCCACTGCCTCCCCGGGCAGCCACCGCCGGCTGGCCCGGGCCATGGTGCTGGGCATGCTGCTGGTGTTCGTGGTCTGCGTGGCCCCCTATCACCTCACCCTGGCCCCCTGGGTGGCCAGCCGGAGgcagagccctggctgcagcccaccctccaccctggatATCCTGCACACCCTGAGCATGGCCCTGCTGAGCCTCAACAGCTGCATTGACCCGCTGATCTACTGCTTCGCCATCAAGCGCTTCCGGGCTGATCTGTGGAGGACGACGCGCAAGGTCGTCCGGTGCCTcccgctgcccccctccccgctgGAGAGGTCCATACCCAATGTCCGGTCCTCCTCCTTCACCTCCTCCTAGCGGGGTCGTTGGGAGAATGGCTCATGGCTTAGCTTGGCTCCCTCTCCAGAGCACTGGTCCACCCTGGCACCAGCCTCCACTGTCTTGGCTTCGTTGTGAGAATCTGAACTCTCCACCAGAGCTCTTCCAGTTAGATGTGGAAGGTCGCCTGGTAACAGCATCTCTATGGCCTGATGGGTGGGTGACCAAATGCCCGGTGTAAGCTGGAGATCCGCTCCCTGACAGCATGCCCCGTGGCAGGAGGTTGGCAGGAATGGCTTTGCTGGCGAGTCTGAGCCAACCTGCCCAGATGCACCCAGCCCACCTGGATCTCACTTGCTGCCACCCTTAGGCGATCCAGCCCCCAGTGCTCCTCTGGGACACAGGCCTCCCAGGGCTTCGGCTGGATCTGAAGATTCAGGGCACGTGGACGGTGGCATGTCTCCCTCCTCAGCAGTGCTCGCCTTGTTGCCTTCAtgctgctgccagggagagagGCTTCTCCAGGGTTGCTCCTGCCTGTTTTGGAACTCCTTCTTTGCTCAGCACGGGTGCAGAGCTGGCCTCCATCTCTGCCTCTGCTCCTCCGGCGGGTTAAACCCTCCTTGTCCCCTACCATTGCTGCTCAGGGCATGTCACACCTGTCAGCCCCATTGCAGTGTCTCCAACCTCCGGGCTGGATCGTGGGGAATTGAGCAATAGCAGCTCCTGGCCGTCCTGATGGGGACGTGCCCCAGAGGGTTACGACAGGCTGTGAGTTGGTGGGAGGAAAGCTTGGCTTTGAACCTGGTGTAACGTCCACGGCCAGGCCCCCCTCTAGCAGGGGCAGGACGGAGGGTCCCGCCTGCTTGGAGACAAGGCTGCTTGGAAACCGGCCACGTGAATTTGTGCATaaactgtgttttctcctccAAGTTCTTTACGTCTCCTTGCTTGGTGCAGCCGGAACGGAGCACTGCAGCTGGCGCCCAGCAGGGACAGGTCATCGTCAGGCTGGGGTCTGCTCTCCCCAAGGGCCTGTTGACATGGGATCTGTCATAGGGtgacactggccctttaagagggaagAGGCCTGTGCACCTGTGACTGGTCACTTGACCCTCACTTAGGCTTAGTTAGGGCCCTAGAGGGGTGCAGACTGGGTGAGCTGGGGACCTAGAGGGTCAGGGCTGCCTGGCACAAGCAAAAGGAGGAGCAACTGAGAGGTGCTGGGAGAGTcggggtgctgcagggagagattGCCCAGAGACCAGCAGGAGCCCGGCCACTGGCCTTCCTGAGCCGCGAGCCAGTGCTGGGGGGCTGTGGTCATCGAAGAGCCATGAGGTGGTCGCTCTCAAGTGGCTGGCCGGGCGAGTGGGAGCCTGCACTGAGGGTGGAAGGGCACTGGGGACCGAGTGCTGATGGGCTCCCAGGCGGGTCACCTGGAAGTCATGGTTCTGGAAAGGGGAGTGGAAAACCAGCATGCACTGGTATGATTTACTGGGGGAACTGGGAGAGGGGTTTTCTCATGAGGGGTCCATGGACTAGTGCACGTGTACATGAATAAATTCTGCCCAGAGGTGGCATCATTTGTATCAGACAGTGAGAGAGACTGTGCTCTTTTTGGTGTGGCTGggctgaggggaaactgaggcacatgcacCTCAGGTTGGGTGCCTTATTACAGGGTCACTGTAAGGTCCCTTCAAAACATCTTCCCCCAGCAGAAAGCTAAACAGCTAGTGCCAGGGGCCCCGTGGGGCACCGTCGTATGCAGTCCTCTGTGGTGACCAGGGCCAGCTATCTGTAGTGCACTCTCTAGTAGCAGTTCCCCACACTTACGGGAAGGAGGCACAACTGCTCCAGGGGGGCAGATCCAGAGTCGTGAGTGGGTAGTGACCCAGGGGCTTTGCTGTACTGATGGGGAGGCGCTTACCCGTGGGGGAGGCTATGGATGAATGGCTACTAACTGGCTCTGCGTCTGCACACCTGTGTCTAATAATTGCTGGGTGTTTGACCCCATCCTCTGGTTATTTGATACCAAATGAGGCTATTTGGGAACTTAATTTCACTCCCCGGCCCCAATGCAGCGAGCTCCCCTGAGCAGCAGGGTCTCCCCAGCCCCAGGCTTCGGCCTGGCGCCATGTACACTGGAACCTCCCAGTGTCCCGTCCCGTCCCGTCTGCACTGGGTGGATGTTGAAGATCCTTGTGGCACATCTCGTCAGAGCAGGCAGGACCGACGGGGGTTTCCCTCCCCCGGGGCCTGCAGCTTTGCTGTATGCCTGGCTGCTGccttctgccccagaggtggccacaTTGCAGTGCATGGCGTGTGCACGCAGTCGGTGAGGTGCTTTGGGAGCCTTGCGGATGAAACGGGGCTGAGGGCACTGCTTGGTGTTAGCTTGGCAAATGCATGGTGCCATCTGCAACAGGTCCATTGCAGGGGAGCAGAGGGATGGAGCCAGGGGGCTGCATGCACTGAGACAGCACGTGACGCTATCGTCTGTCACCCTGCAGCACTGCTGGCATATGCAGGGCTGGCGCTGGCTCTGGCTCAGAGCTGCATGGATAATTGTTGGTAGGACTGATAGCACCGACCGTGGGCTTCATTTCTGCGGGCTGTTCGGCGGGGCCCTGCTGCCAGGCTCTTCGGCTTCGCAGCCCAGCACATCCTGCCAACCCCCCTCGTTTGAGTGACAACAAGCCCAGGCGAGATGCCCAGGCCTACGCCAGGCATCTCCGGAGCTGCGGTTCCCAGCTGGGTCCTGGCTTGCCTCACCTGGGAGCAGGTGGCCTCTGTGGTGTGGCTCTCTTGAGTGACTAAGCTTGTGCCTCTGGCGAGGGAGCGCAGTGCTGCTGCCGAGAGACTGGCCAAAGTTTCTGCTGTTGCCTGCGGACAGCCATTGTCAGCCTTGGGTTCTGGGTAGGCGGGTGCTGCTTGCTGGGatgctggggagagaggggccGCCAGCCTCGAGTCTGCTGTAGCCGAACTAGGTGCATTTTGGTCACTGGCGTGTTTCAAAGCAAAACTAGTAGCCAGCCCGGCTGTGTCAGGAAGGAGGCAGCTTGTGCgagaggcagggctgagagacgCTGCAGCCCCATTagctgggcagggagggacctcgagaagtcagcaagtccagccccctgcgctgaggcagcaCCAAGTAAACCCAGACTggccctgacaggggtttgtccaacttgttctcaGAGATCTCCGGCGGGGATCCCacgacctcccttggaagcctggtcCGGAGCTTAGCTACCCTGGTAATTAGGAAGCTTTTCCAAGGCTTGAATcccaaatctcctttgctgcagattacaCCCATTCCTTGTTGCCCTACCTGCAGTGGACAGAGAGAACAATTGATCGCTCTCCTCTATAAtggcccttaacatatctgaagactctGATCAGCTCCCTGAGCTGTCTGTTTTTGCCAagtctaaacatgcccagtttttttaatctttcctcagaggtcgGGTTTTTCAAACAttgtaatcatttttgtggctctcctctggactctccaatttgtccctaACTTTCCTAAAATGTCCTGCCCAGtgctggacgcagtactccagctgaggcctcgtagtcctgagtagagcaggacagtgaCCTTCCATGTCTTACACCTGACACTCCtggttaatacaccccagaatgacattGGCCTTCTTTGCAACTGCCTCACATTGTCAACTTCTATTCAATTTATGAACCACTATAAGCCCCAGGTCCTTTCCAGCAGCACTACCACCTAACTAGCTAGTCCCCTTTTTGTAGTTgtggatttgatttttttccttcctaagtgaagtacttcgcacttgtctttattgaacttcatcttgttgatttcagaccagttctccaattcgtcagtgttgttttgaattctaatcctgtcctccaaagtgcttgcagcccctcccagtttagtgtcatctgcagatttgatgAGATTTTGTGTCTGTGCTTTTGCATGTGTtcatgcctgtgtgtgtgtatgcatgtgggTAATGTGATTTTGCATGATTGTGTGTGCAGTGTGCATGTGTCTATTGTGTGCTATTTTGTATGCATGCTTCTCTATGATGCATATAACTGCACACGTCCCTGTGCATCTAGGATCTATGCAGTGCATGGGCGTGTTCTTGAATTTTGTGCACATCCCCAGTGTGTGTCTATGCTGTGTGGATTCATAGATTGTAAAGCCCAAGGGGAGCACTGTGATCCTCTGTTCTGCCCTCCTGTCTAACGCAGACCCAGAGCTGAATTAACTCCTGGTGGAACTGacgcagatcttttagaaaaaatattcctgtcttgatttaaaagttgcctgtgatggagattccaccacaatTCTTGGAAGTTGTTCCAATGGGGAatgaccctcactgttaaaaatgtacactttcTTTCCACTCTGAGTTTGTTCTagcctcaacttccagccattgggtctgtgtgtgcatgtcttCCGTATGCCTAATTGCACATATGTGTGTCTTCATGCACATCTATgctgtgtgcaactgcccagggGTGCGTGGGTGTGTGGGTATCATGCTATGTGCAATCAAATGggcctgtgcgtgtgtgtgtgtttgtgtgtgtgtgtgtgcactctcATGTGCGTGAGAGTCAGAGCTGTGGTTTCTTTGCCTACAAGCTGACTGTTAGAATCTGTTTCTCCAGGTCTGAATTGTCATGCAACAGCTTCCTTCTCTCCCACACTGAGTCCCAGCTGGCTAGCAAGGTCCAGATGCACCAACCTGCCCCTGTGAAAGAGCTTGTTTACAGCCCTTAGAGCAGGCAGCGACCCTGCTACTCTTTAGGGGTTGGCACCACACAGCCTCTGTGGAGGTTCCCACCGTCGGTGATATCACCGGCCGGTGATGTGTGGATCccggcactagggtgaccagacagcaagtgtgaaaaatcgggacaggaggtggagggtaataggtaataggtgcctatataagacaaagccccaaatattaggactgtccctataaaatcgggatctctggtcaccctaccctgcagccccagcttggAACCTGTTTAACCCAAGCCTTGGAATCTACTCCACAGTAGCAATGCCAGTTGCCACCCCAGGGCGTGTGGTCCCCATGGGGCACTACAAACACACCGGGAGTCAGCATCTAAGGAtctccttctccctcctgggctccagcaggggctgaggctggagggGCCATTGTTTGCAAAGCCCCCAGAGGAGAGGACACCTGCACAGTGACCCCCTGTGCTGAGCTAGGAGAGGCCCCGATGGGCCATGGCCGGAGCCATTTGACTGTACTGTGCCATGCCTGAGACACCTGATTCCACTGGGCAGGGTGCAGTGGGGAAGCGAAGTGGGAGAGACCCCTTTCAGAGGCACGAAGGAGGGGAATTTTCTCTGCCCCGCCTGCTCCTGTGGCTGCCAGGAGAAGTGTTGATGcagggcagcaggtgcagacccACTGAGCCCAGTGAGTCATGGGGCTTGGTGCAgagttggtgtgtgtgtggggggcaggatGAAAGAGGGGGAGCCAAGCTGCTGGGGGCAAGAACAATAGAGTCCCTCCAGCCTCCATCATTCAGGCTGTCGCCTGTGGAGAGGTTAGCactggctagggcagagggtggggggtcaGGAGCAGTGGAAGGATTCCCACTCCTTGCTCTCTCTTGCTATTGCAACGCAGAGATCCCCTAGGAAGGGCGGCATCTCTTTAAGAGGGTCAGCTCCCTTCTGTAGCCACCCGTGGCAGTCCCTGCAGCAGGGGCAACAATCCAGGCTATGCACAGAAATAAGATGCCCCAACATTGGGCAACCACAAAGAGTCTGACTCATGCCAGTCTGGTGTTTTTCCTTAAAGGCCCAGCTCCCGGAGTCTTGTGAACATCTCAGCATTCAAAGTTTCTAGCCCGGATGATTGTAGAGAAGCTGGAGAAAAGGCTCAGACATCAGAAGGCAAAGCACTGCACATGGACTGTAATTCCTTTAAAACTCCTGCTTCTGGggggcctggctgcaggtttctgaccGCCTGCGGCTGGCGGTGCTGTTGTAGAGGTGGCCTTGAGCCCCGgagaaggcaggcagggagcggctGGCAGCGAGGACTGTTCTACACCTGTGCTCCCCCAGAGGGCAGCCGCTCACATGCACAGACAGGTCTAGAGTTCGTTAATAAATAACTCCCGGAGCCAAGGCGCACAGCGAGGGGAGCCCAGCCGAGGTGCGTGGCCAGGGTGCCAgtcccctgctgctggagctggaggcCACCACCGTCCTCAGCTCATGCCAACCCCACCGGACCAGCTTCACCAGCCCagccaggagggggtgctgtCCCCTACCCGCCGCTCACGGCTCCTGCAGTCCAGGATGACTCCACCACCCATGGCAGCTGCAAAGGCAGAGCTGGGTGCCCCAAGAAGAAATTCAGCGGAGCAGCCTGGGCCCAGCTGCTCCTGGCAGCAGGATGGCGCTGGACGCGCTCAGGGATTCTGCTCACCAGGCTGAAGGTGAGAGGCTGGGCATGGGATTGATAGTGGCTGGTCTCGGCATTCCAGTCACAGCACGCTGGATTGGTGCTGCACTCGGAGCCTGTGTCCCATCCCCAGCGCTGAGTGACGTCGCTGGAGAGTCAAGTGATGAACCacaggcagggggagagagaaccAGAGACAGAGAGAAGGGCACTGATCACTGCTGaggccaggagtcctgactcttagGCCTCTGGCTCCAattgctctaaccaccagatacCCCCACCTCTCCCAGAGCAGGAATAGAGCCCACGCGTCCTGACTGCCAGCTGCCCCCCACTCCAACCCACCCCCaaagcaggaatagaacccaggtgtcctgaccacCAGCCCCCCACTCCAACCCATCCCCAAAACAGGAATAGAATCTGGGTGTCctgaccaccagcccccccctccaacccacccccaaagcaggaatagaacccaggtgtcctgaccacCAGCCCCCCACTCCAACCCACCCCCAAAACAGGAATAGAATCTGGGTGTCctgaccaccagcccccccccccaacccacccccaaagcaggaatagaacccaggtgtcctgaccaccagcccctcacccccctgctctaaccaattcccagagctggaagggaacccaggtgtcctgagccccaggccctcacccccacctctgctctaactCACCCCCAGAGCAGGAATAGATGCCAGGCATCCTGACCGCcaaccccccagctctaacccactCCCAGTAAGAAGAGATCCCAGGAGCCCTGGTTCCCAGTGTAACCAGTAGACACCTCTCCAGTGCCAGAGCTGGATGCCAGGTGAAGCCAGGCCTGTTTCCTCCCAGAGGGTGAGACCCTGGTGCTCCTCAGGTGCTGTGTTAGCCCTGCCGAATGCCTGTTTGCACTCGGGAGAGCCAGCTGCTCCCCATGCTCCCACGTCATGGGCTTCTCCAGATAGCCTGCTGGGGGAGGCTGTCCCGCTCTCTGTAGGTGGCTGGCTGTGTCACTTCTCTCTGCACCTCTGTCCATCACAGCCCCTGGGGCTGCCACAAGGAGTCGTGGGAGCCTTGAGGCCGTCGTCAGCCCTAGGAGCCCCGGAGAGTCCCCTTAGCTGCAGTGACGTATGCCAGCCCCTGGGGGTGACACAGTCACCCACATGAGTCAGTCTCACGTGCTGCCCATGGGAGGGCCTTATGCCAGATTCTCGCACACTTTCGCTCACACCCACTCACACTCACTCACGCTGGCTTTCACCTCCCCTGTGTTCTGCCTGCACCGATGGCCCCGGGTTCAGCTGTCACTTGGAAGGGAgtgtgccccctgctggcccccagGGCGACCCCTGTCGTACTCCActcctgggctggggagcaggggccacagccagccccctccaCATAACCCTCcacagggggaaactgaggcaaagtgactCCTCTCCTGGGCTGACCTTGGAGCAGCACTGACAGAAGCCCAAGGGAgggtgctgcttgacccagccccAGGAAAGGTGTTCTGAGGAGGGCAGGAGCATGCACTGGTATAATGGCATCCATGCTAGGAGATTTCAAATGGTTTTGTTTCACTCTCAAATAGATACAGTTAAAAAGGTACAAAAACTGTGTATAGACAGGATCTTGGATTGTGAGTTGTTCAGGGCAGGGTCTCTCCCtcactatgtgtctgtacagcacctggtgTGACAGGCCGCTGATCTCAGTCAGgatctgtgcagcgcctggtgcAGCAGGGCCACTGATCTCAGCTAGGGACTCTAGATGCTACCCTAGCATAAATAACAACATTGCAAAAAGTACCCAGGGAGTTTTTAGGGATCAGATCCTCAGAGgtctttaggcatctaactcctctTGAAATCTTGAAATcaacctaaatacctctgaggatctgggggATGTGAAAAGGCGATCACCTTGTTTTTCCATAGGAACTTCGGCCTGGCTGTGTGAAAGGAGCTTGCGGGTGGCAGTGTGGGAGAAGGAGCTGGCACTTTGACAATCCTGCCTCATTTCTTGTGCCTCCTTAACCTCGACTCTGAAGCGCCATTTGAAATGCAGGCACTAATTAGACAATTAGAGTAACGGGTGGCTTTTTGGGGAGCCCAGCACCAGCAAATGAGCAGCGGGGACCCAACACAGGTCCCTAGAGTGCTCTCGCCTTCATCTCAGGCTCTCATCAGCCCCTTCGTTTGCAaacctgcccccatcccctcctctctcagAGCGTGTGTGTGCCCTTTGATTCTAGAGGAAGGGGGCTGTCTTTGGAGGGGTTAGTTAATTGAGCTTTGGAATGAATTAAAAGGAataacaaaggaaagaaaagtgGAGCTGCCTGGAGTTTTCTGTCACCTTTCACCATATGTCCCCTTTCGTCTGTCATCACCACAGGCACCCTGCTGCCCAACTCTAGCCATCCGTCCTTAGATAGACAGGGAGGGGTTTGAAGGACACATCACCGTCTGTCTAAGGAACTTATCTGGCCCCTGTCATCACAATATTTAAGCCCCTCATAGCCTTTAATGTATTAATCCTCAGACCCCCGTAAGACAGTGTCGGGCTCTTTTCGCtcttgtacagatgggaaactgaggcacagagaggctaaatgacttgcccaaggtcacacactgagtctgtggcacagcagcaagttgaatccaggatctcccAAGTTGTCAAACCAAAGGACTCTGACTAGCGAGGTTGGCTCTGTCAGGCTGACTGTTTCCCACCTGAAGGCCCTGACGTCAGGGGAGATGTTCATggcttcattgatttcaatgccagGTGGGAACATCTGCTCTGAACTCCTgcagagcacaggccagag
This region of Gopherus flavomarginatus isolate rGopFla2 chromosome 22, rGopFla2.mat.asm, whole genome shotgun sequence genomic DNA includes:
- the LOC127039285 gene encoding G-protein coupled receptor 183-like, giving the protein MSNWTARLEVMEAPLGPARGECEPSDPVQFVLVPLVYCLVLCVGLPGNLVALLAFLQSGQVRKAIRIYLINLTLADILFNLTLPLWIPYYLAGGHWALSDATCRLAGTAYYTATYSAIAFMTLISFDRYCTVRVARLDLALNRRHGAVAACVLVWLLCLGCAIPSLAAPQTWPGSRGTKCFEQTAWHRNYAYAMVGFFVASFLVVLGAYASIMRSLSATASPGSHRRLARAMVLGMLLVFVVCVAPYHLTLAPWVASRRQSPGCSPPSTLDILHTLSMALLSLNSCIDPLIYCFAIKRFRADLWRTTRKVVRCLPLPPSPLERSIPNVRSSSFTSS